One window of the Pseudomonas sihuiensis genome contains the following:
- a CDS encoding FUSC family protein: MKNLIRNSFTWHAGPPAWGPAVVAGLGCALPLVLGLFTAHSGFLWASAGAFQAAQANPLHRFGMLRMLLLTGLGACSAGLGFWAASHPLISLGIFAAFGLLLAWLQRFGSEAGKLGIGLCICLCLGQGQFGIGNLHNPYAVAMLFILGGLWVMLLAFGLRGLHGLRMWPYMPRFLAILKVLKRHAQRLPRQQWRLHALACMLAFAASGLIVNLAGLSRGYWLTLTVITTLQLEFQGSLVRALQASLASLAAAGLLIVFGHSLQSPPTMVMTLLVLVILSRALQANHYGLFVLQTSLCFVLLAESLAQDWHLAEVRLLNALIGVALSLTVALLVHGLRLQLNKPSKAADNSRQPL; encoded by the coding sequence ATGAAGAACCTGATTCGCAACAGTTTCACCTGGCATGCCGGCCCGCCGGCCTGGGGGCCGGCCGTGGTCGCTGGGCTGGGCTGCGCTTTGCCGCTGGTGCTCGGCCTGTTCACCGCTCACAGTGGTTTTCTCTGGGCATCGGCCGGTGCCTTTCAGGCCGCACAGGCGAACCCGCTGCACCGCTTCGGCATGCTGCGCATGCTGCTGCTCACCGGCCTCGGTGCCTGCAGCGCCGGCCTGGGTTTCTGGGCCGCCAGCCACCCGCTGATCAGCCTGGGCATTTTCGCTGCTTTCGGCCTGCTGCTGGCCTGGCTGCAACGCTTCGGCAGCGAAGCCGGCAAGCTGGGTATCGGTCTGTGCATCTGCCTGTGCCTCGGCCAGGGACAATTCGGCATCGGCAACCTGCACAACCCTTATGCGGTGGCCATGCTGTTCATACTCGGCGGGCTCTGGGTGATGCTGCTGGCCTTCGGCCTGCGCGGCCTGCACGGCCTGCGCATGTGGCCGTACATGCCGCGCTTCCTGGCCATTCTCAAGGTACTCAAGCGCCACGCGCAGCGCCTGCCTCGCCAGCAATGGCGTCTGCATGCGCTGGCCTGCATGCTGGCGTTTGCCGCGTCAGGGCTGATCGTCAATCTGGCCGGCCTGTCGCGCGGTTACTGGCTGACGCTGACCGTCATCACCACGCTACAGCTGGAATTCCAGGGCAGCCTGGTGCGAGCGCTGCAGGCGAGCCTGGCCAGCCTCGCTGCCGCCGGCCTGCTAATCGTCTTCGGTCACAGCCTGCAAAGCCCCCCGACGATGGTCATGACCTTGCTGGTGCTGGTGATTCTCAGCCGCGCGCTGCAGGCCAATCACTACGGCTTGTTCGTGCTGCAGACCAGCCTGTGCTTTGTGCTCCTGGCCGAGAGCCTTGCTCAGGACTGGCACCTGGCGGAGGTGCGCCTGCTCAACGCGCTGATCGGCGTGGCCTTGAGCCTGACCGTGGCGCTTCTGGTCCATGGCCTGCGCCTGCAACTGAACAAACCGAGCAAAGCCGCGGACAATTCTCGGCAGCCTTTATAA
- a CDS encoding HD domain-containing phosphohydrolase: MLNTAVPGERRFPLHVHISVLFTLLLLFTGVVLGLFNYQQTSRLIFSSSSTLFERIQHDVQRDLDNTYRPIRHLLSLLALHPATEADTLDERLEMLPLFVQALRDNPKLASIYLGYEDGDFFMVRPLRSDMLKQRFDAPNKAAYQVWAIDRSSAGTDSDYLFYDGSLNQLSRRQKLSEPYDPRQRDWFKRARGDGGQITTAPYLFFSTQEIGTTLARRSGLTTVIGADLTLDDLSATLASHRVTPNSQVVLADNDGNAVAYPESSRLLKEVDGKVSLVKVSELNPALGELLSGQLNERDEGIVELAKQRWAMAHRHIQEGGPQGLHLALLVPEQELLAEAYRIRWQGALITLTTLLLCLPLGWLTSRLVVKPLRSLVQEAQAIRRFDFAHPASGRSPILEVDQLAVSMSSMKDTLSSFLDIAASLSAETQFDALIKRVMDATVSISAAQGGLLYLLDNDSGRLEPQGLVIDGQSRSLADLGIHGLAHDDPTLPSWLQRPASGGDSVATSIGFDQAGKFQGLLSAMDSPRLHLIAAGLHNRQGDTVGVLVLLQRDTGEDNESMLSPDRVAFVDAVSGSAALCIESQRLLARQKQLLDAFIQLIAGAIDAKSPYTGGHCQRVPEITLMLARAAAESDAPEFRDYNPSDEEWEALHIAAWLHDCGKVTTPEYVVDKATKLETLYDRIHEIRMRFEVLKRDAWVAYWRGRAEGGEESALAALRDQLLSDLDDEFAFIARINLGGEAMADDDQARLKQIAERRWLRTLDNRLGVSWEEAKRLEHSAPSSLPVEEPLLADRLDHLIERADQEVIAPDNRWGFKLEVPQYKFNRGELHNLSIARGTLTAEERYIINHHIVQTILMLDRLPFPKHLQNVTEIAGGHHEKMDGTGYPKRLTREQMSLPARMMAIADIFEALTAVDRPYKKGKTLSEALNIMVGMCKGAHIDPQLFALFIRAGIYRRYAERFMQAEQIDKVDEQALLEKAGAL; the protein is encoded by the coding sequence ATGCTCAATACCGCCGTTCCCGGAGAACGCCGTTTCCCCCTGCACGTTCATATCAGTGTCCTGTTCACGCTTCTGCTGCTGTTCACCGGTGTCGTGCTGGGGTTGTTCAATTACCAGCAGACCAGCCGGCTGATCTTCTCCAGCAGTTCGACACTCTTCGAGCGCATCCAGCACGACGTACAGAGAGATCTGGACAATACCTACCGCCCCATACGCCACCTGCTCAGCCTGCTGGCGCTGCACCCGGCCACAGAGGCCGACACGCTCGATGAACGCCTGGAAATGCTGCCGCTGTTCGTTCAGGCCCTGCGCGACAACCCCAAACTGGCCTCGATCTATCTTGGCTATGAGGATGGCGACTTCTTCATGGTCAGACCGCTGCGCAGCGACATGCTCAAGCAGCGTTTCGACGCGCCGAACAAAGCGGCTTATCAGGTCTGGGCCATCGACCGCAGCAGCGCCGGGACCGACAGCGATTACCTGTTCTATGACGGCTCACTGAACCAGCTCAGCCGCCGGCAGAAACTCAGCGAACCTTACGATCCCAGGCAGCGCGACTGGTTCAAGCGCGCGCGCGGCGATGGCGGACAGATCACCACCGCGCCCTATCTGTTCTTCTCCACCCAGGAAATCGGCACCACATTGGCCAGGCGCAGCGGCCTGACCACCGTGATTGGCGCCGACCTGACGCTCGACGATCTCTCGGCCACCTTGGCCAGCCACCGCGTCACCCCCAACAGCCAGGTGGTACTCGCCGACAACGATGGCAATGCCGTGGCCTACCCCGAGAGCAGCCGCCTGCTCAAGGAGGTCGATGGCAAGGTATCGCTGGTCAAGGTCAGTGAACTCAATCCGGCTCTGGGTGAACTGCTGTCCGGCCAACTGAACGAACGAGACGAGGGCATCGTCGAACTGGCCAAGCAGCGTTGGGCCATGGCTCACCGGCACATTCAGGAGGGCGGCCCACAGGGGTTGCATCTGGCCCTGCTGGTGCCCGAGCAAGAGCTGCTGGCAGAGGCTTATCGCATCCGCTGGCAGGGCGCGCTGATCACTCTCACCACCCTGCTGCTGTGCCTGCCGCTGGGCTGGCTGACTTCACGTCTGGTGGTCAAACCGCTGCGCAGCCTGGTGCAGGAGGCGCAGGCCATCCGCCGTTTCGACTTCGCCCATCCGGCCAGCGGTCGCTCGCCGATTCTCGAGGTCGACCAGCTAGCGGTGTCGATGAGCAGCATGAAGGACACCCTGTCGAGCTTTCTCGACATCGCTGCCAGCCTCTCGGCGGAAACCCAATTCGACGCGCTGATCAAGCGCGTGATGGACGCCACCGTCTCCATCAGCGCGGCCCAGGGCGGCCTGCTTTATCTGCTGGACAATGACAGCGGCCGCCTGGAGCCACAGGGGTTGGTGATCGACGGCCAGAGCCGCAGCCTCGCCGATCTGGGCATCCACGGACTGGCCCATGATGACCCAACCTTACCCAGCTGGCTGCAGCGTCCGGCCAGCGGCGGCGACAGTGTCGCCACCTCCATCGGCTTCGATCAGGCGGGTAAATTTCAAGGGCTGCTGTCGGCCATGGACAGTCCGCGCCTGCACTTGATCGCTGCCGGCCTGCATAACCGTCAGGGCGACACCGTTGGCGTGCTAGTACTGTTGCAACGCGATACCGGCGAGGATAACGAAAGCATGCTCAGCCCGGATCGCGTCGCCTTCGTCGACGCCGTCTCAGGCAGTGCAGCCCTGTGCATCGAGAGCCAACGCCTGCTGGCCAGGCAGAAGCAGTTGCTCGATGCCTTCATCCAGCTGATCGCCGGCGCCATCGACGCCAAGAGTCCCTATACCGGCGGCCACTGTCAGCGCGTACCGGAAATCACCCTGATGCTGGCCCGTGCTGCAGCCGAGAGCGACGCCCCCGAGTTTCGTGACTACAACCCCAGCGACGAGGAGTGGGAGGCGCTGCATATCGCCGCCTGGCTGCACGATTGCGGCAAGGTCACCACACCCGAGTACGTGGTGGACAAGGCGACCAAGCTGGAAACCCTGTACGACCGCATCCACGAAATACGCATGCGCTTCGAGGTACTCAAGCGCGATGCCTGGGTCGCCTATTGGCGTGGTCGTGCCGAAGGTGGTGAGGAAAGCGCACTGGCGGCTCTGCGCGACCAGCTGCTGAGCGATCTGGACGACGAATTCGCCTTCATCGCGCGCATCAATCTGGGTGGCGAGGCCATGGCCGATGACGACCAGGCTCGCCTCAAGCAGATCGCCGAACGACGCTGGCTACGCACACTGGACAATCGCCTGGGCGTTTCCTGGGAGGAAGCCAAGCGCCTGGAACACTCGGCCCCCAGCAGCCTGCCGGTGGAGGAGCCGCTGCTCGCTGACCGCCTCGACCATCTGATCGAGCGCGCCGACCAGGAGGTGATCGCGCCAGACAATCGCTGGGGCTTCAAGCTGGAAGTGCCGCAGTACAAATTCAACCGTGGCGAACTGCACAACCTGAGCATCGCCCGCGGCACGCTGACGGCCGAAGAGCGCTACATCATCAACCACCACATCGTGCAGACCATCCTGATGCTCGACCGCCTGCCCTTCCCCAAGCATCTGCAGAATGTCACCGAGATCGCCGGTGGGCACCACGAGAAGATGGACGGCACGGGCTATCCCAAACGCCTGACGCGCGAACAGATGAGCCTGCCGGCACGCATGATGGCGATCGCCGATATCTTCGAAGCCCTGACGGCAGTGGATCGCCCCTACAAGAAGGGCAAGACGCTGTCGGAGGCACTGAACATCATGGTCGGCATGTGCAAGGGTGCGCACATCGACCCGCAGCTGTTCGCTCTGTTCATTCGCGCAGGCATCTACCGGCGCTACGCCGAGCGTTTCATGCAGGCCGAACAGATCGATAAGGTAGACGAACAAGCGCTGCTGGAAAAAGCTGGAGCTCTGTAG
- a CDS encoding YggL family protein produces MATNRSRRLRKKLCVDEFQELGFELTLNFKADLSDQTLDDFVDQFLDQAIAGNGLDYVGGEDFGLVCLAKRGSVNEEQRAAVEAWLKGRDELEKFELSPLQDVWYPENPINQA; encoded by the coding sequence ATGGCGACCAACCGTTCCCGCCGTCTGCGCAAGAAGCTCTGTGTCGATGAATTCCAGGAGCTGGGCTTCGAGCTGACCCTGAACTTCAAGGCCGACTTGAGCGACCAGACCCTCGACGATTTCGTCGATCAGTTCCTCGATCAGGCCATCGCCGGCAATGGTCTGGATTACGTAGGTGGCGAAGACTTCGGTCTGGTCTGCCTGGCCAAGCGTGGCTCGGTCAACGAGGAGCAGCGTGCTGCCGTCGAGGCCTGGCTGAAAGGCCGCGACGAACTGGAGAAGTTCGAACTCAGCCCGTTGCAGGACGTCTGGTACCCGGAAAACCCGATCAACCAGGCTTGA
- the rlmKL gene encoding bifunctional 23S rRNA (guanine(2069)-N(7))-methyltransferase RlmK/23S rRNA (guanine(2445)-N(2))-methyltransferase RlmL: MSDRYEIVLTCPKGLEGLLLEEARGLGLEDAREQTAAVRGHAEIEVAYRLCLWSRLANRVLLVLSRFAMNNADELYDGVQAVDWRDHLEPSGSLAVEFSGNGSGIDNTHFGALKVKDAIVDRLRTAGGERPSIDKLNPDLRVHLRLDRGEAVLSLDLSGHSLHQRGYRLQQGAAPLKENLAAAVLIRAGWPRIAAEGGALADPMCGVGTFLVEAALMAADIAPNLKRERWGFSNWLGHVPAIWKKLHAEAEQRAAVGLAKPPLWIRGYEADPRLIQPGRNNVERAGLSDWVKIYQGELGSFEPRPDQNQKGLVISNPPYGERLGDEASLLYLYQNLGERLRQTCLGWEAAVFTGAPELGKRMGLRSHKQYAFWNGALPCKLLLIRVQTEQFVTGERRAREDDQEPAQDAPQQARLSEGGQMFANRLQKNLKQLGKWARREGVECYRLYDADMPEYAVAVDLYRDYVHVQEYAAPRSIDPDKAQARLLDALAAIPQALGVAQSRVVIKRRERQAGTKQYQRQAAQGEFMEVNEGGVKLLVNLTDYLDTGLFLDHRPLRLRLQREAAGKRFLNLFCYTATATVHAAKGGARSTTSVDLSKTYLDWARRNLALNGFSDKHRLEQGDVMTWLAENRGEYELIFIDPPTFSNSKRMEGVFDVQRDHVELLDLAMARLARGGVLYFSNNFRKFQLDESLVARYQVEEISAQTLDPDFVRNPKIHRAWRFTAR, translated from the coding sequence ATGTCTGATCGTTACGAAATCGTGCTGACCTGCCCCAAGGGGCTCGAGGGCCTGTTGCTGGAAGAGGCCCGGGGGCTTGGGCTGGAAGATGCGCGCGAGCAAACGGCCGCGGTTCGCGGTCATGCCGAAATCGAGGTGGCCTATCGACTGTGCCTGTGGTCGCGCCTGGCCAACCGCGTGCTGCTGGTGCTGTCGCGCTTTGCCATGAACAACGCCGACGAGCTTTATGACGGCGTGCAGGCAGTGGACTGGCGCGACCATCTGGAGCCGTCCGGCAGCCTGGCAGTGGAATTCAGCGGCAACGGTTCGGGCATCGACAACACCCACTTCGGTGCACTCAAGGTCAAGGATGCGATTGTCGACCGGTTGCGTACGGCCGGCGGCGAGCGTCCCAGCATCGACAAGCTCAACCCGGACCTGCGCGTGCATCTGCGTCTGGATCGCGGTGAGGCGGTGCTTTCTTTGGACCTCTCCGGCCACAGCCTGCACCAGCGTGGTTACCGCCTGCAGCAGGGAGCGGCGCCGCTGAAAGAGAACCTGGCGGCGGCAGTGCTGATCCGTGCCGGTTGGCCGCGCATTGCTGCCGAGGGCGGTGCATTGGCCGACCCGATGTGCGGTGTGGGTACTTTCCTGGTGGAGGCAGCGCTGATGGCTGCCGATATCGCCCCCAACCTCAAGCGTGAGCGTTGGGGCTTCTCCAATTGGCTGGGCCATGTGCCGGCAATCTGGAAGAAGCTGCATGCCGAGGCCGAGCAGCGTGCCGCGGTGGGGTTGGCCAAGCCGCCGCTGTGGATTCGTGGTTATGAAGCCGACCCGCGCCTGATCCAGCCTGGGCGCAATAACGTCGAGCGCGCCGGCCTGTCCGACTGGGTGAAGATCTATCAGGGCGAGCTGGGCAGTTTCGAGCCGCGCCCGGACCAGAATCAGAAGGGCCTGGTGATCAGCAACCCGCCATACGGCGAACGCCTGGGCGACGAAGCCAGCCTGTTGTACCTCTACCAGAACCTCGGTGAGCGTCTGCGTCAGACCTGCCTGGGCTGGGAGGCAGCGGTATTCACCGGCGCGCCGGAACTGGGCAAGCGCATGGGCCTGCGCAGCCACAAGCAATACGCCTTCTGGAACGGCGCACTGCCCTGCAAACTGCTGTTGATCAGGGTGCAGACCGAGCAGTTCGTTACCGGTGAGCGGCGTGCGCGCGAGGACGATCAAGAGCCAGCGCAGGATGCGCCGCAACAGGCACGTTTGTCCGAAGGCGGGCAGATGTTCGCCAACCGCCTGCAGAAGAACCTCAAGCAGTTGGGCAAGTGGGCACGCCGCGAAGGCGTCGAGTGCTATCGGCTGTACGATGCCGACATGCCCGAGTATGCCGTGGCAGTCGATCTGTACCGCGACTACGTACATGTTCAGGAATATGCCGCGCCGCGCTCAATCGATCCGGACAAGGCTCAGGCGCGCCTGCTCGATGCCTTGGCCGCGATCCCGCAGGCGCTGGGCGTGGCGCAGAGCCGCGTGGTGATCAAGCGTCGTGAGCGTCAGGCGGGTACCAAGCAGTATCAGCGTCAGGCCGCACAGGGCGAGTTCATGGAGGTGAATGAAGGCGGGGTCAAACTGCTGGTCAACCTCACCGACTATCTGGACACCGGGCTGTTCCTCGATCACCGTCCGTTGCGCCTGCGTCTGCAGCGCGAGGCCGCTGGCAAGCGCTTCCTCAACCTGTTCTGTTACACCGCGACGGCTACCGTGCATGCGGCCAAGGGTGGCGCGCGCAGCACCACCAGCGTGGATCTGTCGAAAACTTACCTGGACTGGGCGCGGCGTAATCTCGCGCTCAACGGTTTTTCCGACAAGCACCGTCTGGAGCAGGGCGATGTGATGACCTGGTTGGCAGAGAATCGCGGTGAGTACGAGCTGATCTTCATCGACCCGCCGACCTTCTCCAATTCCAAGCGCATGGAAGGCGTGTTCGATGTGCAGCGTGACCACGTCGAACTGCTCGATCTGGCCATGGCGCGTCTGGCCCGTGGCGGTGTGTTGTATTTCTCCAACAACTTCCGCAAGTTCCAGCTCGATGAAAGCCTGGTGGCGCGCTATCAGGTCGAAGAGATCAGCGCGCAGACGCTGGACCCGGACTTCGTCCGCAACCCGAAGATCCACCGCGCCTGGCGTTTCACTGCACGCTGA
- the dacB gene encoding D-alanyl-D-alanine carboxypeptidase/D-alanyl-D-alanine endopeptidase, with protein MIQRFRQLALSALLLPLALSCHAASAALPAKVEQALKANKISNNSLSVMTVPLGGQAGGLQFNADISVNPASTMKLVTTYAALELLGPNHQWKTEFYADGPLKDGVLHGNLYLKGGGDPKLNMEKLWLLLRDLRINGVRQVQGDLVLDRSFFVAPQLPAFNDDGGDANKPFLVKPDSLLVNLKAQRFITRAEGGKAHIAMDPPIATVRIDNQVRVLKAATCPAWPDIRYNAVEQYDGTTLIVSGQLAEGCSAQTYLSLLDHPSYAAGAVRGIWQELGGKILGKDRLGPVPEKARMLVRAFSPDVVEIVRDINKYSNNTMARQLFLSIGAQFRTEADKDDAMAAQRVIRSWLARKGITAPHLVMENGSGLSRAERISAREMALILQAAWRSPYAAEFRSSMPLVAMDGTMRRRLQRTPLVGEAHIKTGTLNNVRAIAGYSRDSNGQDWAVVAILNDPKPWGATSILDQVLLETYKQPKR; from the coding sequence ATGATTCAGCGGTTTCGCCAACTGGCGCTGAGCGCCCTGCTTCTCCCCCTCGCCCTGTCCTGCCACGCTGCCAGCGCCGCACTCCCTGCCAAGGTCGAGCAGGCGCTGAAGGCCAACAAGATTTCCAACAACTCGCTGTCGGTAATGACCGTGCCTCTGGGCGGGCAGGCTGGCGGCCTGCAGTTCAATGCCGATATCTCGGTCAACCCGGCCTCCACCATGAAGCTGGTGACCACCTACGCCGCCCTGGAATTGCTGGGGCCCAACCATCAATGGAAGACCGAGTTCTATGCCGATGGCCCGCTGAAGGATGGTGTGCTGCATGGCAACCTCTACCTCAAGGGTGGCGGCGACCCGAAACTGAACATGGAGAAACTCTGGCTGCTGCTGCGCGATCTGCGCATCAACGGCGTGCGCCAGGTTCAAGGCGATCTGGTGCTCGATCGCAGCTTCTTCGTTGCCCCGCAGTTACCGGCGTTCAATGATGACGGTGGCGATGCCAACAAACCCTTCCTGGTCAAACCCGACTCCCTGCTGGTCAACCTCAAGGCGCAGCGTTTCATCACCCGCGCCGAAGGCGGCAAGGCGCATATCGCCATGGACCCACCAATCGCCACTGTCCGTATCGACAATCAGGTTCGCGTGCTCAAGGCTGCAACCTGTCCGGCCTGGCCCGATATCCGCTACAACGCGGTGGAGCAGTACGACGGCACGACCCTGATCGTCAGCGGCCAACTGGCTGAAGGCTGCAGTGCGCAGACCTACCTGTCGCTGCTCGACCATCCCAGCTACGCCGCCGGCGCGGTACGCGGTATCTGGCAGGAGCTGGGCGGCAAGATTCTTGGCAAGGACCGTCTGGGCCCTGTTCCGGAAAAAGCCCGCATGCTGGTGCGCGCCTTCTCCCCGGATGTGGTGGAGATCGTCCGCGACATCAACAAGTACAGCAACAACACCATGGCTCGGCAGCTGTTTCTCAGCATCGGCGCACAGTTCCGTACGGAAGCCGACAAGGATGACGCCATGGCCGCGCAGCGTGTCATTCGCAGCTGGCTGGCGCGCAAGGGCATCACGGCGCCGCATCTGGTGATGGAGAATGGCTCCGGCCTGTCGCGCGCCGAACGCATCAGCGCACGGGAAATGGCGCTGATCCTCCAGGCGGCCTGGCGCAGCCCTTACGCTGCCGAGTTCCGCAGCTCGATGCCACTGGTGGCAATGGACGGCACCATGCGCCGGCGCCTGCAGCGCACGCCGCTGGTGGGTGAGGCACACATCAAGACCGGCACCCTGAACAATGTGCGCGCCATTGCCGGCTACAGCCGCGACAGCAACGGCCAGGACTGGGCCGTGGTGGCCATCCTCAACGACCCGAAACCCTGGGGCGCCACCTCGATCCTCGATCAGGTGCTGCTGGAAACCTACAAGCAGCCCAAACGCTGA
- a CDS encoding quinone-dependent dihydroorotate dehydrogenase has product MYSLARELLFKLSPETSHELSIDLIGAGGRLGLNGLLTKAPTSLPVNVMGLQFANPVGLAAGLDKNGDAIDGFAQLGFGFVEIGTVTPRPQPGNPKPRLFRLPEAEAVINRMGFNNHGVDHLLERVKAAKFKGVLGINIGKNFDTPVERAVDDYLACLDKVYAHASYVTVNVSSPNTPGLRSLQFGDSLKELLEALRRRQEDLAQEHGKRVPLAIKIAPDMSDEETALVASALLGADMDAVIATNTTLSREGVEGLAHGDEAGGLSGAPVRDKSTHIVKVLAGELSGRLPIIAVGGITEGKHAAEKIAAGASLVQIYSGFIYKGPALIREAVDAIAALRK; this is encoded by the coding sequence ATGTACTCCCTGGCCCGCGAGCTGCTGTTCAAACTGTCCCCGGAAACCTCTCATGAGCTGTCCATCGATCTGATCGGTGCAGGTGGCCGGCTGGGGCTCAATGGCTTGCTGACCAAGGCGCCGACCAGCCTGCCAGTAAACGTGATGGGTTTGCAGTTCGCCAATCCGGTCGGTCTGGCGGCAGGGCTGGACAAGAACGGCGATGCCATCGATGGCTTCGCCCAGCTCGGCTTCGGTTTCGTCGAGATCGGCACCGTTACCCCGCGTCCGCAGCCGGGCAACCCCAAACCGCGCCTGTTTCGTCTGCCGGAGGCCGAGGCGGTGATCAACCGCATGGGTTTCAACAACCATGGTGTCGATCACCTGCTCGAGCGGGTCAAGGCAGCGAAGTTCAAGGGTGTGCTGGGTATCAATATCGGCAAGAACTTCGATACGCCAGTCGAGCGGGCGGTAGACGATTACTTGGCCTGCCTGGACAAGGTATACGCCCACGCCAGCTACGTCACGGTCAACGTCAGCTCACCCAATACACCGGGGCTGCGCAGTCTGCAGTTCGGCGATTCGCTGAAGGAGTTGCTCGAGGCGCTGCGTCGTCGTCAGGAGGATCTGGCTCAGGAGCACGGTAAGCGCGTGCCATTGGCGATCAAGATCGCCCCGGACATGAGTGACGAAGAAACCGCGCTGGTGGCATCAGCGCTGCTGGGCGCCGATATGGATGCGGTGATCGCCACCAATACCACGCTCAGCCGTGAAGGTGTCGAAGGTCTGGCCCATGGGGATGAGGCCGGCGGCTTGTCGGGCGCTCCGGTACGCGACAAGAGTACGCATATCGTCAAGGTGCTGGCGGGTGAACTGTCGGGTCGTCTGCCGATCATTGCGGTGGGCGGTATTACCGAGGGCAAGCATGCGGCCGAGAAGATCGCCGCGGGTGCGAGCCTGGTCCAGATCTATTCGGGTTTCATCTACAAGGGGCCGGCGCTGATTCGCGAGGCGGTGGATGCGATTGCCGCGCTGCGTAAATAA
- a CDS encoding deoxyguanosinetriphosphate triphosphohydrolase → MDWHTLLTRERLGKPAPSSAELGRSPFHKDHDRIIFSGAFRRLGRKTQVHPVSSNDHIHTRLTHSLEVSCVGRSLAMRVGEMLRDDLPHWCTPSDLGMVVQSACLAHDIGNPPFGHSGEDAIRHWFQQAAGRGWLDAMSDAERGDFLNFEGNAQGFRVLTQLEYHQFDGGTRLTYATLGTYLKYPWTARHADAQGYKKHKFGCYQSELPLLEQIAAKLELPQLETQRWARHPLVYLMEAADDICYGLIDLEDGVEMELLDYTEVEALLLDLVGDDLPETYRQLGPKDSRRRKLAILRGKAIEHLTNAAASAFVEQQQALLDGGLQGDLVEHMHGAAKHCVQSAKSLAREKIFHDKRKTLHEIGAYTTLEILLNAFCGAALELHSGRALSFKHRRILDLLSYYAPEPGWPLYRSFMRVIDFIAGMTDSYATEMAREMTGRSSPL, encoded by the coding sequence TTGGATTGGCACACCCTGCTCACCCGCGAACGTCTCGGTAAACCTGCGCCCAGCTCTGCAGAGCTGGGACGCAGTCCCTTCCACAAGGATCATGACCGCATCATCTTCTCCGGTGCCTTCCGCCGCCTGGGACGCAAGACCCAGGTGCACCCGGTGTCGAGCAACGACCATATTCACACCCGCCTGACCCACTCCCTGGAAGTCAGCTGCGTCGGCCGTTCGCTGGCCATGCGCGTTGGCGAGATGTTGCGTGACGACCTGCCCCACTGGTGCACGCCGAGCGACCTGGGCATGGTGGTGCAGTCCGCCTGCCTGGCCCATGACATAGGCAACCCGCCGTTCGGCCACTCCGGCGAAGACGCCATTCGCCACTGGTTTCAGCAAGCCGCCGGACGCGGCTGGCTGGATGCGATGAGCGATGCCGAACGCGGCGATTTTCTCAATTTCGAAGGTAACGCCCAGGGTTTTCGCGTGCTCACCCAGCTGGAGTACCACCAGTTCGACGGCGGCACACGGCTGACCTACGCCACCCTCGGCACCTACCTCAAGTACCCCTGGACGGCCCGCCACGCGGACGCACAGGGCTACAAGAAACACAAGTTCGGCTGCTACCAGAGCGAGCTGCCACTGCTCGAACAGATCGCCGCCAAGCTCGAACTGCCGCAACTGGAAACGCAGCGCTGGGCGCGTCACCCGCTGGTCTATCTGATGGAAGCGGCGGACGACATCTGCTACGGCCTGATCGACCTGGAAGACGGCGTGGAAATGGAGCTGCTCGACTACACCGAAGTCGAGGCGCTGCTGCTCGATCTGGTAGGCGATGACCTGCCGGAGACCTATCGCCAGCTCGGCCCCAAGGACTCGCGCCGGCGCAAACTGGCGATCCTGCGCGGCAAGGCCATCGAACACCTGACCAACGCGGCTGCCAGTGCCTTCGTCGAACAGCAGCAGGCCCTGCTGGACGGCGGCCTGCAGGGCGATCTGGTCGAACACATGCATGGCGCCGCCAAGCACTGTGTGCAGAGCGCAAAGTCACTGGCGCGCGAGAAGATCTTCCACGACAAGCGCAAGACGTTGCATGAGATCGGCGCCTATACCACGCTGGAAATCCTCCTCAACGCCTTCTGCGGTGCGGCACTGGAGCTGCACAGTGGGCGTGCGCTGTCGTTCAAGCACCGGCGTATTCTCGATCTGCTCAGCTACTACGCGCCTGAACCGGGTTGGCCCCTGTATCGCTCGTTCATGCGGGTGATCGACTTCATCGCTGGCATGACGGACAGCTACGCTACGGAAATGGCGAGGGAAATGACGGGCCGTTCGAGCCCGCTCTGA
- the rmf gene encoding ribosome modulation factor, with translation MRRLKRDPLERAFLRGYQYGINGKSRELCPFTLPSVRQAWLNGWREGRGDNWDGLTGTAGIHRLNELHAVG, from the coding sequence ATGAGAAGACTTAAGCGTGATCCGTTAGAAAGAGCTTTTTTGCGCGGCTATCAGTACGGCATCAATGGTAAATCCCGCGAACTTTGCCCCTTTACCCTACCTTCGGTTCGTCAGGCCTGGCTCAATGGCTGGCGTGAGGGCCGTGGCGATAACTGGGATGGGCTGACCGGCACGGCCGGTATTCATCGACTCAACGAACTTCACGCTGTCGGCTGA